One Desulfonatronum thiodismutans genomic region harbors:
- a CDS encoding DUF4168 domain-containing protein, which produces MKKVIMLLTGSTLACLLVLALSVGVHAQTGQTEGQQMMQQPGTPAQFSDAELQKVATAYLEIHEIRMELQETLAGVTDPESAQQMQEQAGAAMVQAVQESGLDVDTYNQVMQEVQVSTELQEKMASKLEQMQ; this is translated from the coding sequence ATGAAGAAGGTAATTATGCTGCTGACCGGATCGACCCTCGCCTGTTTGCTCGTTTTGGCCTTGAGCGTGGGCGTCCACGCCCAGACCGGTCAAACCGAAGGACAGCAGATGATGCAGCAGCCGGGAACCCCGGCTCAATTCAGTGATGCCGAGCTTCAAAAAGTAGCGACCGCATACCTGGAAATTCATGAGATTCGCATGGAATTGCAGGAAACCCTGGCTGGGGTGACCGATCCGGAGTCCGCGCAGCAGATGCAGGAGCAGGCGGGAGCCGCCATGGTCCAGGCCGTTCAGGAGAGTGGGTTGGACGTGGACACATATAATCAGGTCATGCAGGAAGTGCAGGTGAGCACCGAGTTGCAGGAAAAGATGGCGTCCAAACTGGAGCAAATGCAGTAG
- a CDS encoding sigma-54-dependent transcriptional regulator, translated as MAPRQTEQGISGSKVLVVEDDQSFGQLLSQELDDHDLTARWVDNAETALAVIQQWRPELVVSDLRLPGMDGLELLQRVKSEEMENAPGFLLITAFGSISKAVEALKAGAEDFLTKPLDLDHFILTAVRVLKNRALRQEVQRIREYLSQDDFHGMVGQSPAMRGLFEQIGRVSQADGPVLILGESGTGKELVARAVHASGPRKGAFQAVNCAGIPEQLLESEFFGHKAGAFTGAGKARRGLFAEAEGGTLFLDEISEMPLFLQAKLLRILQDGKIRAVGADKEEQVDVRTVAATHRDLEQEVEAGRFREDLFFRLETFTLRLPPLRERGDDLELLAGRFLRRFSIQVDKNIQGFDPKTLDILKNYPFPGNVRELRNAMERAVTFCDGTTILPAHLPSRIRDNGGQPALQSAPLLTAMAADGEHLPTLAQAEHHYIRHVLDAVHGNKRRAAAILDIHRRTLYRKLEQS; from the coding sequence ATGGCTCCACGCCAAACAGAGCAGGGTATCAGCGGCAGCAAGGTGCTGGTCGTGGAGGACGACCAGTCTTTCGGGCAGCTCCTGAGCCAGGAACTGGACGACCACGACCTGACCGCCCGGTGGGTGGACAATGCCGAAACGGCCCTGGCCGTGATCCAGCAGTGGCGACCGGAGTTGGTGGTCAGTGATCTGCGATTGCCGGGGATGGACGGACTGGAACTGTTGCAAAGGGTCAAGAGTGAAGAGATGGAAAACGCACCGGGCTTTCTCTTGATCACGGCCTTTGGAAGCATTTCCAAGGCCGTGGAGGCGCTCAAGGCCGGGGCCGAGGATTTCCTGACCAAACCGCTGGACCTGGACCACTTCATTCTGACGGCGGTTCGCGTATTGAAAAACAGGGCGCTGCGCCAGGAGGTCCAACGCATCCGGGAATATCTGAGCCAGGACGACTTTCACGGCATGGTCGGCCAAAGCCCGGCCATGCGTGGTCTGTTCGAGCAGATCGGCCGCGTGTCCCAAGCTGATGGGCCGGTGCTGATTCTTGGCGAGTCGGGAACGGGCAAGGAATTGGTGGCCAGGGCGGTCCATGCATCCGGCCCGCGGAAAGGGGCATTTCAGGCCGTAAACTGCGCCGGCATCCCGGAACAGTTGCTGGAAAGCGAATTTTTCGGTCACAAGGCCGGCGCCTTCACCGGTGCGGGCAAGGCTCGGCGGGGGTTGTTCGCCGAAGCCGAGGGCGGCACCCTGTTTTTGGACGAAATTTCGGAAATGCCGCTCTTCCTGCAAGCCAAATTGTTGCGTATCCTCCAGGACGGCAAAATACGGGCCGTGGGAGCGGACAAGGAGGAGCAGGTCGACGTGCGCACCGTGGCCGCCACCCACCGCGACCTGGAGCAGGAGGTCGAGGCCGGAAGATTTCGCGAAGACCTGTTTTTCCGCCTGGAGACCTTCACACTCAGACTCCCGCCTTTGCGGGAACGCGGCGACGACCTGGAACTGCTGGCCGGTCGCTTCCTGCGTCGATTCAGCATCCAGGTGGACAAGAACATCCAGGGATTTGACCCAAAAACCCTGGATATTCTCAAAAATTACCCATTCCCCGGTAACGTGCGCGAACTGCGAAACGCCATGGAACGTGCCGTGACCTTCTGCGACGGGACCACCATTCTGCCCGCGCACCTTCCCAGCCGGATCAGGGACAACGGCGGCCAGCCGGCCCTGCAATCGGCTCCGTTATTGACGGCCATGGCCGCGGACGGCGAACATCTGCCCACCCTGGCCCAGGCCGAACACCACTACATTCGCCACGTCCTGGACGCGGTACACGGCAACAAACGCCGCGCCGCCGCCATCCTCGACATTCACCGCCGCACGCTCTACCGCAAGCTCGAACAGAGCTGA
- a CDS encoding sensor histidine kinase, with amino-acid sequence MLHRIPALSDYFSLRTALVISVILPLALAMGLTGYLLLQLLERNIEHRMQKDLELVARALQLPLSHSMELERQGSVLRAVESAFSIGRVYSAYVYDRQGRLIASAGRSEPTPEQERLTELAADGEQRGEYGHVAGREVFSYFVPLSDSGGKVNGLLQLTRRKSDIQEDVRALRARVALGLGLGLLAMSGLVLFGHHRALGRHLSSLGKSISRVTRGDRDHRLRPHGPKEIVTIGRQFNRMLDTIEEAKAELQERRIRQIQLQAQLRQAEKLAAIGQLAAGVAHELGTPLSVVSGKAQRALRKVGLDAEIMETLRDVRREVDRMEHIIRQLLDFSRGNALRKKPTSLVRLIRSALSATSEEADKHQVHLETSIPLNEAEETLQINLDAVRMEQALVNLIHNAVQSAAGGRVVVSWGNEDNQAWMQVDDDGPGIPEEIESKLFEPFFTTKSVGHGTGLGLAVVHGILRDHGGGIDFGKSPLSGAFFRIWLPVDHQPTTQG; translated from the coding sequence ATGCTCCATCGTATCCCGGCGTTGTCCGACTACTTCAGTCTGCGTACTGCCCTGGTCATCTCCGTTATCCTGCCTCTGGCCCTGGCCATGGGACTGACCGGTTACCTGCTCCTGCAGCTCTTGGAGCGGAATATCGAGCACCGGATGCAAAAGGATCTGGAACTGGTGGCCAGGGCGCTTCAGTTGCCCCTGAGTCACTCCATGGAACTGGAGCGCCAAGGCAGCGTGCTGCGGGCGGTGGAGTCCGCCTTTTCCATCGGCAGGGTCTACAGTGCGTATGTGTATGATCGGCAGGGGCGCCTGATCGCCTCGGCCGGGCGAAGCGAACCGACACCGGAGCAGGAGCGGCTGACCGAGCTGGCCGCGGACGGCGAACAGCGCGGGGAGTACGGACACGTGGCCGGACGAGAGGTTTTCTCATACTTCGTCCCGCTGAGCGACTCCGGCGGCAAGGTCAACGGCCTGCTCCAACTGACCCGGCGAAAAAGCGACATCCAGGAGGATGTCCGGGCTCTTCGCGCCCGCGTTGCGTTGGGGCTGGGTTTAGGGTTGCTGGCCATGTCCGGGCTGGTTCTCTTTGGACATCACCGCGCCCTGGGCCGTCACCTCTCCAGCCTGGGAAAGAGCATCTCCAGGGTGACCCGGGGGGATCGGGACCATCGCCTTCGGCCCCACGGACCGAAGGAAATCGTGACCATCGGCCGACAATTCAATCGGATGCTGGATACCATTGAAGAGGCCAAGGCCGAACTCCAAGAACGGCGCATCAGACAGATCCAACTGCAGGCCCAATTGCGTCAGGCCGAAAAACTGGCCGCCATCGGGCAATTGGCCGCCGGCGTGGCCCATGAACTGGGTACGCCCTTGAGCGTCGTCAGCGGCAAGGCGCAGCGCGCACTGCGCAAAGTCGGCCTGGATGCCGAGATCATGGAGACGCTTCGCGACGTACGCCGGGAAGTGGACCGCATGGAACACATCATCCGCCAACTTCTGGACTTCAGCCGCGGCAATGCGTTGCGCAAAAAGCCGACCAGTTTGGTCCGACTGATCCGCTCCGCTCTGTCCGCGACAAGTGAAGAAGCCGACAAGCACCAGGTCCACCTGGAAACATCCATTCCCTTGAACGAGGCTGAGGAAACGCTCCAGATCAACCTGGACGCGGTGCGCATGGAACAGGCCCTGGTCAACCTGATCCACAACGCCGTCCAGTCCGCCGCCGGAGGACGAGTCGTCGTTTCCTGGGGCAATGAAGACAACCAGGCATGGATGCAGGTGGACGACGACGGTCCCGGCATTCCCGAGGAAATAGAATCCAAGCTGTTTGAACCGTTCTTCACGACCAAAAGCGTAGGTCACGGCACCGGGCTGGGTTTGGCCGTGGTCCACGGTATTCTTCGGGACCACGGCGGGGGCATCGATTTCGGCAAGAGCCCACTGAGCGGAGCGTTTTTTCGCATCTGGCTGCCCGTTGACCACCAGCCCACGACCCAAGGGTAA
- a CDS encoding type I restriction-modification system subunit M yields MNLRSTIKSIQDIMRKDDGVDGDAQRIGQLTWMLFLKIFDQCEEAWEDDAENQHKKYISPIPEDCRWRNWAKYIEDDHGKKKPRKQASELIKYVNDVVFPGLKELDIDAAATRAIQGEKEGMPREQAKAIAAAKAKVVRGVFQDTNNYMKSGTQMLAVIEKLDEAVNFHDIKSRGQLGDVYEQILNDLRSAGNAGEFYTPRAITEFMVKMVNPSLAKRETVLDPACGTGGFLTATIAHLERQISKKSGAEDRKAIAQCIRGIEKKQLPHLLCVTNMMFHGIDVPSMIEHRNTLATGWNDWKLTERVNCVITNPPFGGMEDDGVGNDYPSDVRTRETADMFLVLIVKKLLTAKGGRGAVVLPDGTLFGEGVKAKVKKLLLEECHLHTIIRLPNGVFAPYTGIKTNLLFFTKGKPTDTIWFYEHRYPAGVKSYSKTKPLRVEEFAPIVDWWGSESDGFAARTESEQAWKIDFKTLKQEAEAKAKPHWDKAESLNNDASALVNQIKDLRESIKGEKNAAKRTKAEDKITGINVQIDALRQQAREQQSIGDRHFWPIYNLDIKNPNAPEEETHDPDKLLAKYKALLVEIDKTQSKLKAELSAALAHHFESEESAR; encoded by the coding sequence ATGAATCTCCGCAGCACAATCAAATCCATCCAGGACATCATGCGCAAGGACGACGGCGTCGATGGCGACGCCCAGCGCATTGGCCAGCTCACCTGGATGCTCTTCCTGAAAATCTTCGACCAGTGCGAAGAGGCCTGGGAAGATGACGCCGAAAACCAGCATAAGAAATACATTTCACCCATTCCCGAGGACTGCCGCTGGCGAAACTGGGCCAAATACATCGAAGACGACCACGGCAAAAAGAAACCCCGCAAACAAGCAAGCGAGCTCATCAAATACGTCAACGACGTTGTTTTTCCCGGCCTCAAGGAACTCGACATCGACGCCGCTGCCACCCGCGCAATTCAAGGCGAGAAGGAAGGGATGCCGAGGGAACAAGCCAAAGCAATTGCCGCCGCGAAGGCCAAGGTCGTGCGCGGTGTCTTTCAGGACACCAACAACTACATGAAGTCCGGCACCCAGATGCTGGCCGTCATCGAGAAGCTGGACGAAGCCGTCAACTTCCACGACATCAAGAGCCGCGGCCAGCTTGGCGACGTGTATGAGCAGATCCTCAATGACCTGCGCAGCGCCGGCAATGCCGGGGAGTTCTACACCCCACGCGCCATCACCGAGTTCATGGTGAAAATGGTCAACCCCAGCCTCGCGAAGCGCGAGACCGTGCTCGACCCCGCCTGCGGCACCGGCGGTTTCCTCACCGCCACCATTGCGCATCTGGAGAGGCAGATCAGCAAGAAGTCCGGCGCGGAAGACCGCAAGGCCATCGCCCAGTGCATCCGCGGCATCGAGAAAAAGCAACTCCCCCACCTGCTCTGCGTCACCAACATGATGTTCCACGGCATCGACGTGCCCAGCATGATCGAGCATCGGAACACCCTCGCTACCGGCTGGAACGACTGGAAGCTCACCGAGCGCGTCAACTGCGTCATCACCAATCCGCCCTTTGGCGGCATGGAAGACGACGGCGTGGGCAATGACTACCCATCCGACGTCCGCACCCGCGAGACGGCGGATATGTTCCTCGTCCTCATCGTCAAAAAGCTCCTCACCGCCAAAGGCGGGCGCGGCGCCGTGGTCCTGCCCGATGGCACCCTCTTTGGTGAAGGCGTGAAGGCCAAGGTGAAGAAGCTGCTCTTGGAGGAGTGCCACCTGCACACCATCATCCGCCTGCCCAATGGCGTCTTTGCCCCCTACACCGGCATCAAGACCAATCTTCTCTTCTTCACCAAGGGCAAACCCACCGACACGATCTGGTTCTACGAGCACCGCTACCCCGCAGGCGTGAAGAGCTACAGCAAAACCAAACCCCTGCGCGTCGAGGAGTTCGCTCCCATCGTCGATTGGTGGGGCAGCGAGTCCGACGGTTTCGCCGCCCGCACAGAGTCAGAGCAGGCGTGGAAGATCGACTTCAAGACCCTCAAGCAGGAGGCCGAAGCCAAGGCCAAACCGCACTGGGACAAGGCCGAATCCCTCAACAACGACGCCTCCGCCCTGGTGAACCAGATCAAAGATTTGCGCGAGTCCATCAAAGGCGAAAAGAACGCCGCCAAGCGCACCAAGGCTGAGGACAAGATCACCGGCATCAACGTGCAGATCGACGCCCTCCGCCAGCAAGCCCGGGAGCAGCAATCCATTGGAGACCGCCATTTCTGGCCCATCTACAATCTCGACATCAAGAACCCTAACGCCCCCGAGGAAGAAACCCACGACCCCGACAAGCTCCTCGCCAAATACAAGGCGCTGCTGGTCGAAATCGACAAGACGCAGTCCAAGCTCAAGGCTGAACTGTCCGCCGCCCTGGCTCACCACTTTGAATCCGAAGAATCAGCCCGATGA
- a CDS encoding ATP-binding protein, with protein MHLSRLKIREFRNLRDFEITFTPSAKDADGLERDFKSHAVIGQNGSGKSNMIEAIVTIFRDLDLNQKTEFEYELDYWCRGHLIRVNGATGRVNVTDSNQATVTGEGSDFAISHLSRNAKKYLPNHVFAYYSGRSERIEAIFQQHQQRFYKALLDGSDELMRRLFYCRNVHSQFVLLAYLLKEDTECRRVLVDLGIEELESVLFVLKKPYWYKTDLAEEILIDGDNRFWYARGIVQTFLDQLWKESIAPIEHSENRLLDFRGRKETQDLLYLFVPDKDALGRVAEQIGEPARFFKYLESTYISDLIDEVRINVKHRDICGNLNFTQLSEGEQQLLTVLGLMRFTHEDESLFLLDEPDTHLNPIWKLRYFDEIEKVVKLQNDSAAGSSHLIITTHDPLMIGSLRKEQVRILKKDKGSISVEEPEEHPQGMGFAGLLKSELFGLRSTVDTETRRRLDHRNYLYALGDKRTTGQNAELTRLSAELSELGFASDFKDPYLEMFVKQMALRTEFHKDVLTPEEQAAQDAAASAVIDKILAERKNA; from the coding sequence ATGCACTTGAGCCGTCTCAAAATCCGCGAATTCCGCAACCTGCGGGACTTCGAGATCACCTTCACCCCATCGGCCAAGGACGCCGACGGACTTGAACGCGATTTCAAGAGTCACGCCGTCATCGGGCAGAACGGCTCCGGCAAGTCCAACATGATCGAGGCCATCGTGACGATCTTTCGCGACCTCGACCTGAATCAGAAAACCGAGTTTGAATATGAACTCGATTACTGGTGCCGGGGACACTTGATCCGAGTGAATGGTGCAACCGGACGAGTCAATGTGACCGATAGCAATCAGGCCACCGTCACTGGCGAAGGCTCCGATTTCGCGATTTCCCATCTTTCCCGCAACGCCAAAAAATATCTCCCCAATCACGTCTTCGCCTACTACTCCGGCAGGAGTGAGCGAATCGAAGCCATCTTCCAGCAGCACCAGCAACGATTCTACAAGGCGCTGCTGGATGGCAGCGATGAATTGATGCGCCGCCTTTTCTACTGCCGCAACGTTCACAGCCAATTCGTGCTCCTCGCCTACCTGCTCAAGGAAGACACGGAATGCCGCCGCGTTCTGGTCGACTTGGGCATCGAAGAACTGGAGTCCGTGCTTTTCGTATTAAAGAAGCCCTACTGGTATAAGACGGACCTCGCCGAGGAAATCCTGATCGATGGCGACAACCGCTTCTGGTATGCTCGCGGCATCGTACAGACCTTTTTGGATCAACTCTGGAAAGAATCCATCGCCCCCATCGAACACAGCGAAAACCGCCTGCTGGACTTCCGAGGCCGAAAGGAGACGCAAGATTTGCTCTACCTCTTTGTCCCCGACAAAGACGCCCTTGGTCGCGTGGCTGAACAAATCGGCGAGCCCGCCCGCTTTTTCAAATATCTCGAAAGCACCTACATTTCCGACCTCATCGACGAGGTGCGCATCAACGTGAAACACCGCGACATCTGCGGGAATCTCAACTTCACCCAACTCTCCGAAGGCGAGCAACAACTCCTCACCGTCCTTGGCCTGATGCGCTTCACCCACGAAGACGAATCCCTCTTCCTCCTCGACGAGCCCGACACCCACTTGAACCCAATCTGGAAACTTCGCTACTTCGATGAAATCGAAAAAGTAGTTAAACTCCAGAACGATTCCGCCGCCGGCAGCTCCCACCTCATCATCACCACCCACGACCCCCTCATGATCGGCAGCCTACGCAAGGAGCAGGTGCGGATTCTCAAGAAGGACAAGGGAAGCATAAGCGTCGAAGAACCCGAAGAACATCCGCAAGGCATGGGCTTTGCCGGACTGTTAAAAAGCGAACTCTTCGGCCTTCGTTCCACCGTGGACACAGAAACCCGCCGCCGACTCGACCATCGCAACTATCTTTACGCCCTCGGAGACAAACGAACGACGGGGCAGAATGCAGAGCTGACCAGGCTCAGTGCAGAATTGTCCGAACTCGGCTTCGCCAGCGACTTTAAAGACCCTTATCTGGAAATGTTCGTGAAGCAGATGGCGCTGCGAACTGAATTTCACAAAGACGTGCTCACCCCGGAAGAACAGGCAGCACAAGACGCAGCTGCCAGCGCGGTCATCGATAAAATCCTTGCAGAACGGAAGAATGCATGA
- a CDS encoding HNH endonuclease family protein has protein sequence MRHIDFKNKTPMDNDIPGWTPWSEDKWDQWLHVSAELHKEAAKLDAERATLEAAGDSQGAEAKRKERNDFISKKSAHWGKLKPWLFALSGGKCWFTETTNNGSHYDVEHFRPKAEARSFDGSIREGYWWLAFDYTNYRLAGGVPNTKKGGWFPLCDGSRCSTYTIRCEESEVPYLLDPIRAADPLLLAFDEEGNAIPAPSWDNSEVAQWNHARAKESIKRYKLNDHDALPEQRRKVWRNVSRAINEFLEAKARYHPIKNPTPRETMEQAARRIKAMLKPDEEFSSVAKWCVILRNDPDLGRLC, from the coding sequence ATGAGGCACATCGACTTCAAAAACAAAACGCCCATGGATAACGACATCCCCGGATGGACACCGTGGAGTGAAGACAAATGGGATCAGTGGCTGCATGTTTCAGCGGAATTACACAAGGAAGCCGCCAAACTGGATGCGGAGCGCGCCACACTCGAAGCGGCAGGCGACTCCCAAGGAGCCGAAGCCAAGCGCAAAGAACGCAATGATTTCATCAGCAAGAAATCCGCGCATTGGGGAAAGCTGAAGCCGTGGCTCTTTGCGCTTTCAGGCGGAAAATGCTGGTTCACGGAGACCACAAACAATGGCTCTCATTACGACGTGGAACATTTCCGGCCCAAAGCCGAGGCCAGGAGCTTCGATGGAAGCATTCGGGAAGGCTATTGGTGGCTGGCTTTCGATTACACCAATTACCGGCTGGCGGGTGGAGTGCCGAACACCAAGAAGGGCGGTTGGTTTCCGCTGTGCGACGGTAGCCGCTGTTCGACATACACTATTCGGTGCGAAGAATCAGAGGTTCCTTACCTGCTCGATCCGATCCGAGCAGCCGACCCTTTGTTACTTGCTTTCGATGAAGAAGGAAACGCGATCCCAGCACCAAGCTGGGACAATTCAGAAGTCGCGCAATGGAACCACGCCCGCGCAAAAGAGTCAATTAAGCGGTATAAACTGAACGATCATGACGCTCTTCCCGAGCAGAGGCGCAAGGTTTGGCGCAACGTAAGTAGGGCCATCAATGAATTTCTCGAAGCCAAGGCGAGGTATCATCCTATCAAGAATCCGACTCCACGAGAAACAATGGAACAAGCGGCCCGTAGAATCAAGGCCATGCTCAAGCCTGATGAGGAATTCTCTTCCGTAGCCAAATGGTGTGTCATCCTGCGGAATGACCCAGACCTGGGCCGGCTTTGTTGA
- a CDS encoding restriction endonuclease subunit S: protein MNADQFLTNFGHAAMAPLGVKRLRELVLHLAVSGRLVPRILSEGDGAASIADASALKLAYRSKHKLRPSGSDRPLAEFELEFEIPTHWTWERLGNIACYIQRGKGPRYDEAGKIRVVSQKCVQWSGFDLSSARRISDDSVKGYSHERFLVSGDILWNSTGTGTAGRLVVYPGAKEQVVADSHVTIIRLTNFVPAYVWSYLASPTIQQRMTPGQENSMVTGTTNQVELSASKVSELPIPCPPLAEQKRIVAKVDELMALCDQLEAQQQERERRFPVLSRTCHDRFAEVPTPANLNRIFYEVGSVSPADLRKTIFTLAVHGKLVAQDPREESATKLLERVAVKRDQLLKNGYPNSNEAKTQLRKQHAQRLPEGLQYLPVGWKWATLMQTCLLVVDCHNKTAPYVSSGIRLIRTTNIRAGQLNALEPKYVSEATYERWSARCKPEPGDILITREAPMGEVCIIPQGVKLCMGQRMMLIRLVPDTVDVNFLLYSLMDPELMQRVKDKPIGATVQHLRVGGVETLLVAIPPLAEQRRIVAKVDELMALVDQLEAQQRERDKLAAAFAKACVASFTGTTQLERPEKMKAPKTELVSLVTLGKKPRPEADASLARLLIQNKGTLPAKSLWQQSGLTIDAFYQQLKTEIAQGWIAPPVEAEMRVLEQD, encoded by the coding sequence ATGAATGCTGATCAATTTTTGACCAACTTTGGACATGCCGCGATGGCACCTTTGGGTGTTAAACGGCTCCGCGAGCTTGTTCTACATCTTGCTGTCTCGGGCCGTCTTGTGCCCAGAATTCTAAGTGAAGGAGACGGGGCTGCATCTATTGCCGATGCTTCGGCGCTCAAACTCGCTTATCGTTCCAAACACAAACTCAGGCCAAGCGGATCAGATAGACCGCTGGCTGAATTCGAGTTGGAGTTTGAAATTCCGACGCACTGGACATGGGAGCGCCTTGGGAACATTGCTTGTTATATCCAACGCGGAAAAGGTCCGAGATATGATGAGGCTGGGAAAATTCGGGTCGTTTCCCAAAAGTGTGTGCAGTGGTCTGGTTTTGACTTGTCTTCGGCGCGGCGCATCAGCGATGATTCGGTGAAGGGGTACAGTCACGAGCGCTTTTTGGTTAGCGGCGACATCCTGTGGAACTCAACCGGAACCGGAACTGCGGGCCGCCTTGTTGTCTATCCGGGTGCCAAGGAACAGGTGGTGGCGGATTCTCACGTAACAATCATTCGACTTACAAACTTTGTGCCCGCTTACGTTTGGAGCTATCTCGCCTCACCCACGATCCAGCAGCGGATGACTCCAGGACAGGAAAACTCAATGGTCACGGGTACAACTAACCAAGTTGAACTGTCAGCCTCCAAGGTCTCCGAGCTGCCAATTCCCTGCCCACCCCTCGCCGAACAAAAACGTATCGTGGCCAAGGTGGATGAGTTGATGGCTTTGTGCGATCAACTGGAGGCGCAGCAGCAGGAACGAGAACGGCGATTCCCCGTGCTCTCCCGCACCTGTCACGACCGCTTCGCCGAAGTTCCCACTCCCGCCAACCTTAACCGCATCTTCTATGAAGTCGGCAGCGTGTCGCCCGCCGACTTACGCAAGACTATTTTCACGCTTGCTGTTCACGGTAAACTAGTCGCTCAAGATCCCCGAGAAGAGTCCGCAACTAAACTACTCGAAAGAGTTGCCGTAAAACGCGACCAGTTGCTCAAGAACGGTTATCCAAACTCAAATGAAGCAAAAACACAGTTACGGAAGCAGCATGCGCAGCGCCTTCCAGAGGGACTTCAATATCTGCCCGTTGGTTGGAAGTGGGCGACACTTATGCAAACCTGTCTTCTCGTTGTAGACTGTCACAACAAAACAGCACCGTATGTTTCAAGTGGAATTCGGCTGATACGGACCACCAATATTAGAGCCGGTCAACTTAACGCTCTGGAACCGAAGTATGTCTCTGAAGCAACTTATGAGCGCTGGAGTGCAAGATGTAAGCCCGAGCCTGGCGACATTCTTATCACGCGCGAAGCACCCATGGGTGAGGTGTGCATCATTCCTCAAGGTGTGAAGCTGTGTATGGGACAAAGAATGATGCTAATCCGCCTTGTTCCAGACACTGTGGATGTCAACTTTCTTTTGTATTCGCTCATGGACCCAGAGCTAATGCAGCGGGTTAAGGACAAACCGATTGGAGCGACGGTCCAGCACCTTCGAGTTGGCGGAGTGGAAACCCTTCTTGTCGCTATTCCTCCTCTCGCCGAGCAACGCCGCATCGTCGCCAAAGTGGATGAACTGATGGCCCTGGTGGACCAACTCGAAGCGCAACAGCGGGAACGGGACAAGCTGGCCGCAGCCTTTGCCAAAGCCTGCGTCGCCTCCTTCACCGGCACCACTCAACTGGAAAGACCTGAAAAAATGAAAGCACCCAAAACCGAACTGGTCTCCCTCGTCACCCTTGGCAAAAAGCCCAGGCCCGAGGCCGACGCCTCGCTGGCCCGGCTCCTCATCCAAAACAAAGGCACATTGCCCGCCAAATCCCTCTGGCAGCAATCCGGCCTGACGATTGACGCCTTCTACCAGCAACTCAAGACCGAAATCGCCCAAGGCTGGATCGCGCCGCCCGTTGAAGCCGAAATGAGAGTCCTGGAGCAAGACTGA
- a CDS encoding helix-turn-helix domain-containing protein, translating into MEKLFPGGQSKPHRDKAIAAAHIEHGYSQQSIAAHLGLHYATVSRIIKKERNTSKSKT; encoded by the coding sequence TTGGAGAAGCTTTTCCCAGGAGGGCAGTCAAAGCCGCACCGAGACAAGGCCATCGCGGCAGCACACATTGAGCACGGCTACTCCCAGCAGTCTATCGCCGCGCATCTCGGACTTCATTATGCCACTGTCAGCAGGATCATCAAAAAAGAACGAAATACATCAAAAAGCAAGACCTGA